A section of the Caldanaerobius polysaccharolyticus DSM 13641 genome encodes:
- a CDS encoding sensor histidine kinase: MSIRNKLLITVLIFLTIPMFFMPILVYRTYENILKEKVNASLQQTLVQIANSVNIVIDNMIAVSNMIFLDKGIIDVLQNNAYDSEWDEYIDQSKVLDRLDNARNAVLYPYNADLMIIGFNGNIYSSSVYDTSLKDYNEISKQNWFKQAMEKNGRILWMAPAGNYMKDISQASKGNIAMARLIKGNENISYGVLLISLYPEGSLESLLKSSKKLEGSHLLLINDKGSIITSSDSSIKERDLIKAGFFKAIKNGSEGSFTSYFKGQKALINYNTIPETNWKILQLIPYNVIMKEIEQLTVYNLTINLIFLLGLLGIFVFISWNITKPLSRLRTLMKEVTKGNFDVSVEIKGNDEVSQLEASFNSMVRQIDALIKQLNEEHRIRERTHLEVLQAQINPHFLFNTLNAIKWMAKMNGADNVSKMIADLGKLLETTLSNTEEMIPLSEEIDCVERYVSLQKMRYGDKFDVRYEIADDILQYKVPCLILQPLVENAIIHAFEDVDRGGLIVIKGYVQGDDILIEVIDNGKGIPEGRLKELLDNNYDRKSRFNNIGLKNVNERISLYYGSNYGLTMDSKQGIGTTIKLRLPVKEEILNGKSGNS; encoded by the coding sequence ATGTCTATAAGAAATAAATTGCTTATTACGGTGCTGATATTTCTGACCATACCGATGTTTTTTATGCCTATCTTGGTATATCGTACATACGAGAACATATTGAAAGAGAAAGTAAATGCGTCCCTTCAGCAAACGCTGGTTCAGATAGCCAATAGCGTAAATATAGTGATAGATAATATGATAGCGGTTTCTAATATGATTTTCTTGGATAAGGGCATCATAGATGTTTTACAAAACAATGCATATGATAGCGAATGGGATGAATACATTGATCAGTCAAAGGTTTTAGATAGGCTAGACAATGCGAGAAATGCGGTGTTGTATCCTTATAATGCTGATTTGATGATAATAGGGTTTAATGGCAATATTTATTCTTCGTCTGTTTATGATACATCACTTAAAGATTATAACGAGATTTCCAAACAGAATTGGTTTAAGCAAGCGATGGAAAAGAATGGCCGCATATTATGGATGGCACCAGCGGGAAATTATATGAAAGACATCAGCCAAGCCAGCAAAGGCAACATAGCAATGGCGCGCCTTATTAAGGGGAACGAAAATATCAGTTATGGAGTACTATTGATCAGCCTATACCCGGAAGGGAGCCTGGAATCATTGCTAAAGTCGAGTAAAAAATTGGAGGGCAGCCATCTGCTTTTAATAAACGACAAAGGTTCAATTATTACGTCCAGCGATTCTTCTATTAAGGAACGGGATTTGATTAAGGCGGGGTTTTTTAAAGCTATAAAAAATGGCAGTGAAGGGTCTTTTACCTCATATTTTAAAGGGCAGAAGGCTCTTATTAATTACAATACAATACCTGAAACTAATTGGAAGATATTACAGTTAATTCCCTACAATGTAATAATGAAAGAAATTGAACAGCTTACAGTGTACAATCTCACCATCAATTTGATATTTTTATTAGGCTTACTGGGTATATTTGTTTTTATATCTTGGAACATCACAAAGCCTTTATCTCGTTTGAGGACACTAATGAAAGAGGTTACCAAAGGGAACTTTGATGTTAGCGTGGAGATTAAAGGGAATGACGAGGTATCTCAATTGGAGGCCAGTTTTAATAGCATGGTCAGACAAATCGATGCTCTTATAAAACAGTTAAATGAGGAACATCGGATACGTGAAAGGACACACCTGGAAGTTTTGCAGGCTCAAATAAACCCTCACTTTCTCTTCAACACTTTAAACGCGATAAAATGGATGGCTAAAATGAACGGTGCCGACAATGTGAGCAAGATGATCGCGGATTTGGGCAAATTATTGGAAACAACATTGAGCAATACCGAGGAGATGATACCGCTGTCAGAGGAAATTGACTGCGTTGAAAGGTATGTATCTTTACAAAAAATGCGTTATGGGGATAAATTTGACGTCAGATACGAGATCGCCGATGATATTTTGCAATACAAAGTGCCGTGCCTTATACTTCAGCCACTGGTTGAAAATGCCATAATACATGCCTTTGAAGATGTAGATCGCGGAGGGCTTATTGTCATAAAAGGATACGTACAAGGCGATGATATTTTGATTGAGGTTATTGACAACGGAAAGGGCATACCTGAAGGCAGGTTAAAAGAACTGCTAGACAATAATTACGATCGCAAAAGCCGGTTTAACAATATAGGGCTGAAAAATGTAAACGAGCGAATTTCGTTGTACTATGGCAGCAATTATGGGTTGACAATGGACAGCAAGCAAGGCATTGGCACTACTATTAAATTGAGGTTGCCGGTTAAGGAGGAGATACTTAATGGTAAAAGTGGTAATAGTTGA
- a CDS encoding response regulator produces MVKVVIVDDEVLVRLGIRTTIDWNKYGFDIVGEADNGLKALEVVKETKPDVVLVDIRMPKMDGLTFIKKLKSEFPQVKTVILSCYNDFEYVREAMRLGALDYIPKLSMDAEDLIKVMESVKAKIEEERLRRDEVVRLQQLVKTNIHDIRSKYFNDLIDSDSSIGISDNEMKALQLRLTGDKYVVLCMKVDGCDSPHKMIAAEGHLFKLSVINLLDEMTNKEDLCGNTFARDDKEFAVLMCFNGEKVDTILKSVKELAQHIVDMFKLYMGMSISVGISDVFEDIKDVKNRYKEASLAVESRIYTGEGSIVYCGDVLPYEEAMVYSGDKEKRLRDALEENRIDEAYKIIYNLLDQVRASHRISPSRVKKEVKDIIHTFASVIKQVGGDIENIKDDSGNNPEKSIECCVTLDEMMSWFYDFIGRYSLYMDELKKQRYGKDVSRAIDYISSHYMEGITLEDVANYVKMNESYFCHLFKKETGRNFTEFLNSLRVEKAKEFFRTDDLSVYEVAEKVGFANVSYFSKVFKTFVGVSPLEYKKLYKKSS; encoded by the coding sequence ATGGTAAAAGTGGTAATAGTTGATGACGAGGTATTGGTAAGGTTGGGAATAAGGACTACTATTGATTGGAATAAGTACGGCTTTGATATCGTAGGAGAAGCTGACAACGGCTTAAAAGCGCTGGAAGTTGTAAAGGAGACCAAGCCTGATGTGGTATTGGTTGATATACGCATGCCTAAAATGGACGGCCTGACCTTTATAAAAAAATTAAAATCGGAATTTCCGCAGGTAAAAACGGTCATATTAAGCTGCTATAATGACTTTGAATACGTGCGAGAGGCCATGCGCCTGGGTGCGTTGGACTACATACCTAAGTTGTCCATGGATGCTGAGGATTTAATAAAGGTCATGGAATCAGTAAAGGCCAAAATCGAGGAAGAGAGGTTAAGGCGCGATGAGGTTGTAAGATTGCAGCAACTGGTAAAGACCAATATCCACGATATACGCAGCAAGTATTTTAACGATTTGATTGATTCTGACTCGTCTATTGGCATTTCAGATAATGAAATGAAGGCTTTACAATTAAGGCTAACGGGTGATAAATACGTAGTTCTGTGCATGAAAGTGGATGGATGTGATTCTCCCCATAAAATGATTGCTGCTGAGGGACACCTGTTCAAACTATCTGTTATAAATCTGCTTGATGAAATGACAAATAAGGAAGATTTATGTGGCAACACCTTTGCCAGGGATGATAAGGAGTTTGCTGTCTTAATGTGTTTTAACGGTGAAAAAGTTGATACTATTTTAAAAAGTGTAAAAGAGTTGGCCCAGCATATAGTAGATATGTTTAAGCTGTATATGGGAATGTCTATATCTGTTGGCATAAGCGATGTCTTTGAGGATATTAAAGATGTAAAAAATAGATATAAAGAGGCTTCATTAGCTGTGGAGTCAAGGATTTATACAGGCGAAGGTAGCATTGTCTATTGCGGTGATGTACTCCCGTACGAAGAAGCTATGGTTTACAGTGGTGATAAAGAGAAAAGGCTCAGAGATGCACTGGAAGAAAACCGAATAGATGAGGCCTATAAAATTATATATAATCTGCTGGATCAGGTGCGAGCAAGTCATAGGATATCACCTTCAAGGGTTAAAAAAGAGGTAAAGGATATTATCCACACCTTTGCCAGCGTAATAAAACAGGTAGGAGGAGATATAGAAAACATAAAAGATGACAGCGGGAATAATCCTGAGAAGTCTATTGAATGCTGCGTTACGTTAGATGAGATGATGTCGTGGTTTTACGATTTTATAGGCAGATACTCTTTATATATGGATGAACTGAAAAAACAAAGGTACGGTAAGGATGTAAGCCGCGCCATTGATTATATAAGCTCACACTATATGGAGGGTATAACTCTTGAAGACGTGGCCAATTATGTAAAAATGAATGAATCTTATTTTTGCCATTTATTTAAAAAGGAGACAGGAAGAAATTTTACAGAATTTCTTAACTCTTTGAGGGTGGAAAAGGCCAAAGAATTTTTCAGGACAGATGATTTAAGCGTGTATGAGGTCGCTGAAAAAGTGGGCTTTGCCAATGTCAGTTATTTCAGCAAGGTGTTCAAGACTTTTGTAGGTGTCAGTCCGCTGGAATACAAAAAGTTATATAAAAAAAGTTCATAA
- a CDS encoding MFS transporter, which produces MFNLREIYKSFISINRNARISIAVDPLFTIPITMFTAYQSIYMSQLGLSAEEIGYITSIGLLGQLLNSFYAGVITNKFGRKLTLFVFDIVSWCMAFVAWALAKDFTTFLIAAILNSFVKVAEVAWRCVLVDDSPPEERIKVFAFQNVVFVLGGMVVPVGGLLVSVYGVVTATRIMLISGCIAMIIAIIIRHFYLTETSVGLKMMKKSNSKNHKPLKDMADAIKYIANHTENFILLIVVVLNNFQYILKSTYYNLYLTEKLKISYKLVSIFPGLSGLVSLIALYIVLPKLSNQDEKKALLYGLMLVSASNLIFVFTPPQGYGILISSILLGAAGTAIMGPYIDTCWANSIEDDKRANVISFSTIFITVISIPAGTIGGYIYTINPLMLFVLIFALTFMMSLLVFILLRLKTKRCCAKAIDSDKVI; this is translated from the coding sequence ATGTTTAACCTGAGGGAAATCTACAAAAGTTTTATTTCTATCAACCGCAACGCGAGGATCAGCATAGCCGTAGATCCCCTTTTTACCATACCTATAACCATGTTTACGGCTTACCAATCGATTTACATGAGCCAATTGGGTCTAAGCGCGGAAGAAATAGGATATATAACATCAATAGGTCTGTTAGGCCAGCTGTTAAATTCTTTCTACGCAGGAGTTATCACCAATAAATTTGGCAGAAAGCTGACGCTATTTGTTTTTGACATCGTATCATGGTGCATGGCTTTTGTGGCGTGGGCTTTGGCAAAAGACTTTACTACTTTTTTAATCGCCGCAATATTAAACTCCTTTGTCAAAGTAGCAGAAGTAGCTTGGAGATGTGTGCTTGTAGATGATTCACCGCCGGAGGAAAGAATAAAAGTATTTGCCTTTCAAAACGTGGTATTTGTGTTAGGAGGAATGGTAGTCCCTGTAGGTGGCCTGCTGGTATCCGTTTACGGTGTCGTGACTGCTACCAGGATTATGCTTATATCAGGCTGTATTGCTATGATCATCGCTATAATTATAAGGCACTTTTATCTTACTGAGACATCTGTAGGATTAAAAATGATGAAAAAATCAAACAGCAAAAACCACAAACCTCTAAAAGACATGGCAGACGCTATAAAATACATAGCAAACCACACCGAAAACTTCATACTGCTTATAGTCGTGGTGCTTAACAACTTTCAATATATATTAAAGTCCACATATTACAATCTTTACCTAACAGAAAAACTTAAGATAAGCTACAAACTGGTTTCCATCTTTCCTGGTTTAAGCGGTTTAGTCTCATTAATAGCGCTGTACATCGTGCTACCCAAGCTGTCAAATCAAGACGAAAAAAAGGCGCTTTTATACGGGCTTATGCTGGTTTCTGCATCAAATTTAATATTTGTGTTTACACCTCCACAAGGTTATGGGATTTTAATCTCGAGCATTCTATTAGGGGCAGCAGGAACCGCCATAATGGGACCTTATATAGATACCTGTTGGGCTAACTCCATAGAAGACGATAAGAGGGCAAACGTGATATCTTTCTCTACAATATTTATCACCGTCATAAGCATACCTGCAGGGACCATAGGAGGATATATATACACTATAAACCCCTTAATGCTATTTGTGCTGATATTTGCGTTGACCTTTATGATGTCCTTACTAGTATTTATACTCCTACGGCTTAAAACAAAAAGATGCTGTGCAAAAGCTATTGACAGTGATAAGGTGATCTGA